From the Anguilla anguilla isolate fAngAng1 chromosome 6, fAngAng1.pri, whole genome shotgun sequence genome, one window contains:
- the fam89a gene encoding protein FAM89A isoform X2, whose amino-acid sequence MNGKSTNGTAGSTLACIEGLPPLPKSLSGLLNSSGGSWREMERMYAKKTMIQDDLSRGRSNADNMLANKPANLDAALALLRKEMVGLRQQDMSLLCQLWSLHESIQEYKGSCQDLSAASSADGPYGMENGYFDEDEEYYQDASPTEQPDVSESLKNGNTKDKWLHDSFHITI is encoded by the exons ATGAACGGTAAATCTACGAACGGTACAGCAGGCAGTACACTGGCCTGCATCGAAGGGCTACCCCCGTTGCCGAAGAGTCTAAGCGGCTTGCTGAATTCGAGCGGCGGGTCttggagagagatggaaaggaTGTACGCCAAAAAGACCATGATCCAAGACGATCTAAGCCGCGGCCGCAGCAATGCTGACAATATGTTGGCGAATAAACCAGCTAACCTGGATGCAGCCCTGGCGCTTCTGAGAAAAGAGATG GTGGGGTTGCGTCAGCAGGATATGTCGTTGCTGTGTCAGCTTTGGTCACTCCATGAGTCGATCCAGGAGTATAAAGGCAGCTGCCAGGACCTGAGTGCGGCGTCCAGTGCGGACGGCCCTTATGGGATGGAGAATGGCTACTTCGATGAAGATGAAGAATACTATCAGGATGCCAGCCCTACCGAGCAACCGGATGTAAGCGAATCTCTGAAAAACGGGAACACCAAGGACAAATGGCTGCACGACTCATTCCATATCACAATTTGA
- the fam89a gene encoding protein FAM89A isoform X1, which translates to MLHLTLWLQVDIMNGKSTNGTAGSTLACIEGLPPLPKSLSGLLNSSGGSWREMERMYAKKTMIQDDLSRGRSNADNMLANKPANLDAALALLRKEMVGLRQQDMSLLCQLWSLHESIQEYKGSCQDLSAASSADGPYGMENGYFDEDEEYYQDASPTEQPDVSESLKNGNTKDKWLHDSFHITI; encoded by the exons GTGGATATAATGAACGGTAAATCTACGAACGGTACAGCAGGCAGTACACTGGCCTGCATCGAAGGGCTACCCCCGTTGCCGAAGAGTCTAAGCGGCTTGCTGAATTCGAGCGGCGGGTCttggagagagatggaaaggaTGTACGCCAAAAAGACCATGATCCAAGACGATCTAAGCCGCGGCCGCAGCAATGCTGACAATATGTTGGCGAATAAACCAGCTAACCTGGATGCAGCCCTGGCGCTTCTGAGAAAAGAGATG GTGGGGTTGCGTCAGCAGGATATGTCGTTGCTGTGTCAGCTTTGGTCACTCCATGAGTCGATCCAGGAGTATAAAGGCAGCTGCCAGGACCTGAGTGCGGCGTCCAGTGCGGACGGCCCTTATGGGATGGAGAATGGCTACTTCGATGAAGATGAAGAATACTATCAGGATGCCAGCCCTACCGAGCAACCGGATGTAAGCGAATCTCTGAAAAACGGGAACACCAAGGACAAATGGCTGCACGACTCATTCCATATCACAATTTGA